From the genome of Hyperolius riggenbachi isolate aHypRig1 chromosome 9, aHypRig1.pri, whole genome shotgun sequence, one region includes:
- the KATNBL1 gene encoding KATNB1-like protein 1 isoform X1, with translation MSTHHSKFLSDCVGIMASGAHDVKKRNLDDDRATDYPRKRVSPSAKQNMKEDILWQGQREHLENSNQQLYKAVFFKRKAQDQEQSPNYRRKPHLQGWGCDMANKENELAAGNPHDKLQNDRHTFVLNSSDSGSSQSEGASSKYSSFFAEVSKDHEMMSQVLFSRNLRLNVALTFWRKRSVNELVAYLVRMQDLGVVADCLPVLTNSLQEDKATVTVGCCVDLLPLVKSLLKSKFEEYVIVGLNWLQAVVKRWWTQLSTRSEDPPDENVLILKCQLNGMWLQENHLASVPGYTGNIAKDLDSYLSQLR, from the exons ATTGTGTGGGGATTATGGCATCAGGAGCCCACGATGTTAAGAAGCGGAACCTAGATGATGACAGAGCCACTGATTACCCAAGAAAGAGGGTCTCTCCTTCAGCCAAGCAGAACATGAAGGAG GACATTCTCTGGCAGGGACAGAGAGAGCATTTGGAAAACAG CAATCAGCAGCTTTACAAAGCGGTGTTTTTCAAGAGAAAAGCCCAAGACCAGGAGCAGAGCCCCAACTACAGAAGGAAGCCACATCTGCAAGGCTGGGGCTGTGACATGGCAAATAAAGAAAACGAGCTGGCAGCAGGAAACCCGCACGATAAGCTCCAGAATGACAGGCACACCTTTGTATTGAACTCCAGTGACTCAGGCTCATCACAGAGCGAAGGAGCGTCCTCAAAATATAGCAGTTTCTTTGCAGAG gtctcAAAAGATCATGAAATGATGTCCCAGGTTCTCTTTAGCAGGAATCTCCGGCTAAACGTAGCACTAACATTCTGGAGGAAACGCAGTGTGAATGAACTTGTTGCCTATTTAGTCAG GATGCAAGATTTAGGAGTGGTGGCAGACTGTCTCCCAGTTCTCACAAACAG CTTACAAGAAGACAAAGCTACAGTTACAGTTGGCTGTTGTGTTGATCTCTTACCACTGGTCAAATCTTTGCTGAAAAGCAAGTTTGAAGA ATATGTTATAGTTGGTCTTAACTGGCTTCAGGCAGTTGTGAAGAGGTGGTGGACACAATTATCTACACGTTCTGAGGATCCACCAGATGA GAATGTCCTGATACTAAAATGCCAACTTAATGGAATGTGGCTTCAAGAAAATCACCTTGCATCAGTTCCAGGTTATACTGGCAATATAGCAAAG
- the KATNBL1 gene encoding KATNB1-like protein 1 isoform X2 — translation MASGAHDVKKRNLDDDRATDYPRKRVSPSAKQNMKEDILWQGQREHLENSNQQLYKAVFFKRKAQDQEQSPNYRRKPHLQGWGCDMANKENELAAGNPHDKLQNDRHTFVLNSSDSGSSQSEGASSKYSSFFAEVSKDHEMMSQVLFSRNLRLNVALTFWRKRSVNELVAYLVRMQDLGVVADCLPVLTNSLQEDKATVTVGCCVDLLPLVKSLLKSKFEEYVIVGLNWLQAVVKRWWTQLSTRSEDPPDENVLILKCQLNGMWLQENHLASVPGYTGNIAKDLDSYLSQLR, via the exons ATGGCATCAGGAGCCCACGATGTTAAGAAGCGGAACCTAGATGATGACAGAGCCACTGATTACCCAAGAAAGAGGGTCTCTCCTTCAGCCAAGCAGAACATGAAGGAG GACATTCTCTGGCAGGGACAGAGAGAGCATTTGGAAAACAG CAATCAGCAGCTTTACAAAGCGGTGTTTTTCAAGAGAAAAGCCCAAGACCAGGAGCAGAGCCCCAACTACAGAAGGAAGCCACATCTGCAAGGCTGGGGCTGTGACATGGCAAATAAAGAAAACGAGCTGGCAGCAGGAAACCCGCACGATAAGCTCCAGAATGACAGGCACACCTTTGTATTGAACTCCAGTGACTCAGGCTCATCACAGAGCGAAGGAGCGTCCTCAAAATATAGCAGTTTCTTTGCAGAG gtctcAAAAGATCATGAAATGATGTCCCAGGTTCTCTTTAGCAGGAATCTCCGGCTAAACGTAGCACTAACATTCTGGAGGAAACGCAGTGTGAATGAACTTGTTGCCTATTTAGTCAG GATGCAAGATTTAGGAGTGGTGGCAGACTGTCTCCCAGTTCTCACAAACAG CTTACAAGAAGACAAAGCTACAGTTACAGTTGGCTGTTGTGTTGATCTCTTACCACTGGTCAAATCTTTGCTGAAAAGCAAGTTTGAAGA ATATGTTATAGTTGGTCTTAACTGGCTTCAGGCAGTTGTGAAGAGGTGGTGGACACAATTATCTACACGTTCTGAGGATCCACCAGATGA GAATGTCCTGATACTAAAATGCCAACTTAATGGAATGTGGCTTCAAGAAAATCACCTTGCATCAGTTCCAGGTTATACTGGCAATATAGCAAAG